One window from the genome of Paramormyrops kingsleyae isolate MSU_618 chromosome 3, PKINGS_0.4, whole genome shotgun sequence encodes:
- the zc3h6 gene encoding zinc finger CCCH domain-containing protein 6 isoform X1: protein MAFASLFSNPPNPVLDKNMTDSELAGDEREDGELEDGEIDDEGVSLEDEAKEVKEANEEKEKEKEKDDRGHRHSRKRYKKVKEKRRSKKRRRDRQKHHSPSSSDTSDSYDSENERPERSKSKKSSSSYRDYDGQHGQSSGSHSKMQRHKNIDYDKFSDYSEEKYEYDGEDDGYSNEPCHYRPGKEVLAAGLGKGCPPKEQMKRSSMKGVLKQQYPGPKGRGRGGICRGRGIPNKNKKLKGKNWGRGRGRGGDQGGDCMKEGPPSFQKKRPIMTQEFINQHTVEHNGRYICKYFLEGRCIKGDQCKFEHELVIPDKKKELCKFYLQGYCSKGEKCSYMHNEYPCKFFHTGAKCYQGDKCKFSHEPLTDLTRELLDKVLKTEEEAMAEDEQELEELRKQGIAPLPKPPPGVGLLPTPGPSSPQDMGPCGKKIPSLFEIVVQPTVDLVQKIGLRSNFSSPPGPQFPGNGPPPQFAGGADDMQGANMLPPGTSCPSVPAPGSPSAMACPPHPHIGPPMSPPGASLQHGFHPGPAMHPPAAPGQAAAFHTSPHEEGPSLEQLPFDCTQASQSSAESNGSVPVPDFLPAVQKALFMRLSQKHQEDVAAGEEVKGPKAIGRDKDEATGWYSSDDEDGNSMTAILKSLKKQNEMMKNLQQPKVHLAPVGLCDPRLQKDRAAPSDPRTKADPRQRAAEARKAEDASADPRVTRDPRKMKPLEPGGPKQDIHRHPQLHPPAPYKPLAGDEDDDSERELREKAAIIPLEPRPGAALRDPRCQLKQFSHIRVDILLSRPAFAQTVVWAPEDLIPLLVPRQEPSINLPLPPLIADARLNRSLGPPVEPASSPPPLDPRLAAARLKDGIARSAGLACRAPELKPPPEKSLDPRTHKPLDPRISRSGSQDSRFPVSKDSSGSGGGIDPRLQRVATGSAIKPEPEKLPPYAPKLSSSSGGLGSPTSLLGGISLYDPRTQSAQPSRDEGEELQKKHGILKQPVKQGSPQPSSTSALDDKLHDDLSDTGGFGGLGKPSRPPAALVSSPPSSPLSGAHAAPAVHNLPIQALAGLIRPPYSDPRQARASGQAAGAPQEDAESSEEPDDRPLKDVFKTFDPTVSPFCQ from the exons AGAGGATGGCGAGCTGGAGGATGGAGAGATAGACGATGAAGGGGTCAGCCTTGAAGATGAGGCAAAAGAAGTGAAAGAAGCTAACGAAGAAaaagagaaggagaaggagaaagaTGACAGAGGCCACAGACACTCCAGGAAGAGATACAAGAAGGTGAAGGAGAAGAGGCGATCCAAGAAGAGAAGGCGGGACAGGCAGAAG CATCACTCCCCCTCCAGCTCAGACACTTCCGACAGCTATGACTCGGAGAACGAGCGCCCGGAGAGATCCAAGAGCAAAAAGTCCTCAAGCTCTTACCGTGACTATGATGGCCAG CACGGCCAGTCCAGTGGAAGCCACTCCAAGATGCAGAGGCATAAAAACATTGACTATGACAAGTTCAGCGACTACAGTGAGGAGAAGTACGAATACGACGGGGAGGACGACGGCTATTCCAATGAGCCGTGCCACTACCGGCCAGGCAAGGAAGTCTTGGCGGCCGGTCTGGGTAAAGGCTGCCCTCCCAAGGAGCAGATGAAGAGGAGCAGCATGAAGGGAGTGCTGAAACAGCAAT ATCCTGGACCGAAAGGGAGGGGTCGGGGCGGAATCTGCCGGGGACGGGGGATACCCAACAAGAACAAGAAGCTGAAGGGCAAGAACTGGGGGCGCGGCCGGGGCCGGGGGGGCGACCAGGGGGGAGACTGCATGAAGGAG GGGCCCCCAAGCTTTCAGAAGAAGCGTCCAATCATGACGCAGGAGTTCATCAATCAGCACACGGTCGAACACAATGGTAGATACATCTGCAAGTACTTCCTGGAAGGAAGATGCATAAAG GGCGATCAGTGCAAGTTTGAGCATGAACTCGTCATTCCGGACAAGAAGAAGGAGCTGTGCAAGTTCTACCTCCAGGGCTACTGCAGCAAGGGGGAGAAGTGCAGTTACATGCACAAT GAATATCCATGCAAGTTCTTCCACACTGGGGCAAAGTGCTACCAGGGAGATAAATGCAAGTTCTCCCACGAGCCGCTTACTGATCTAACCAGAGAACTGCTGGACAAG GTCCTGAAGACTGAGGAGGAGGCTATGGCTGAGGatgagcaggagctggaggagctgaggAAGCAAGGCATCGCCCCCCTGCCCAAGCCCCCGCCGGGGGTGGGGCTGCTGCCTACGCCTGGCCCCAGCAGCCCTCAAGATATGGGGCCCTGCGGGAAGAAGATTCCCTCCCTGTTTGAGATTGTGGTTCAGCCAACTGTGGACCTGGTTCAGAAGATCGGGCTCAG ATCCAATTTCTCCTCCCCCCCTGGCCCTCAGTTCCCTGGGAACGGACCCCCACCCCAGTTTGCAGGAGGTGCGGACGACATGCAGGGTGCTAATATGCTACCCCCGGGCACCAGCTGCCCCTCCGTCCCAGCTCCAGGCTCCCCCAGCGCCATGGCGTGCCCGCCCCACCCCCATATCGGACCGCCCATGAGCCCCCCCGGAGCATCTCTGCAGCACGGCTTCCACCCAGGACCTGCCATGCACCCTCCAGCAGCCCCTGGCCAGGCGGCCGCCTTTCACACCAGCCCTCACG AAGAAGGCCCCTCACTGGAACAGCTGCCCTTTGACTGCACCCAGGCGTCCCAGAGCAGCGCCGAGTCCAACGGCTCCGTCCCAGTTCCAGACTTCCTGCCGGCCGTGCAGAAGGCCCTGTTCATGCGTTTGAGCCAGAAGCACCAGGAGGACGTGGCTGCGGGCGAGGAGGTGAAGGGGCCCAAGGCCATCGGCAGAGACAAGG ACGAAGCTACCGGCTGGTACTCCAGCGATGATGAGGATGGCAACAGCATGACAGCTATCCTCAAATCCCTCAAGAAGCAGAATGAGATGATGAAGAACTTGCAGCAGCCTAAAGTGCATCTGGCCCCAGTGGGGCTATGTGACCCCCGGCTGCAGAAGGACAGGGCCGCGCCCAGTGACCCCCGCACCAAAGCCGACCCCCGACAGCGGGCGGCGGAAGCACGGAAGGCCGAGGATGCCTCTGCTGACCCACGAGTGACACGGGACCCCCGCAAAATGAAACCCCTGGAGCCTGGAGGTCCTAAACAGGACATACACCGCCACCCCCAGCtgcacccccctgccccctacAAGCCCCTGGCCGGAGATGAGGATGACGACAGCGAGCGGGAGCTGAGGGAGAAAGCGGCCATCATCCCACTGGAGCCCCGTCCGGGTGCGGCCCTGCGTGACCCCCGCTGTCAGCTCAAGCAGTTCAGCCACATCCGTGTAGACATCCTGCTGTCCCGGCCAGCCTTCGCTCAGACGGTGGTCTGGGCTCCCGAGGACCTGATCCCACTCCTCGTGCCCCGGCAGGAGCCCTCCATCAACCTGCCCCTGCCCCCGCTTATCGCTGACGCCCGGCTAAACCGCAGCCTCGGCCCTCCCGTGGAGCCTGCCTCCTCTCCCCCACCCCTGGACCCTCGCTTGGCTGCTGCCCGCCTAAAGGACGGAATCGCTAGGTCGGCAGGCCTCGCCTGCAGGGCCCCCGAGCTCAAGCCGCCCCCAGAGAAATCCTTGGACCCGCGGACTCATAAACCCCTGGACCCCAGGATTAGCCGATCGGGAAGTCAAGATTCTAGGTTCCCAGTGTCCAAGGATTCcagtggcagtggggggggcaTTGATCCGAGGTTACAGCGGGTCGCCACTGGATCTGCCATAAAACCAGAGCCGGAGAAGCTCCCCCCATATGCCCCCAAGCTCTCCTCCAGCAGTGGGGGGCTGGGCAGCCCTACCTCGCTGCTGGGTGGAATCAGCCTGTATGACCCCAGAACCCAGTCGGCTCAACCCTCGAGGGACGAGGGCGAAGAGCTGCAGAAGAAGCATGGCATCCTAAAGCAGCCCGTGAAGCAGGGAAGCCCCCAGCCATCCTCCACGTCTGCCCTCGACGACAAGCTCCACGATGATCTGTCAGACACGGGCGGATTTGGGGGACTGGGCAAACCGTCTCGCCCCCCAGCCGCCCTGGTGTCCTCCCCGCCCTCCTCTCCCCTCTCTGGGGCTCATGCTGCCCCTGCTGTACACAACCTTCCCATCCAAGCACTGGCGGGGCTGATACGGCCCCCTTACAGCGACCCACGGCAGGCCAGAGCATCGGGGCAGGCAGCAGGAGCACCACAGGAGGATGCCGAGAGCAGCGAGGAGCCCGACGACAGGCCCCTCAAGGATGTGTTTAAGACGTTTGACCCCACAGTATCTCCTTTCTGTCAATAA
- the zc3h6 gene encoding zinc finger CCCH domain-containing protein 6 isoform X4: MKVTYDSLARSRALSDIPIEDGELEDGEIDDEGVSLEDEAKEVKEANEEKEKEKEKDDRGHRHSRKRYKKVKEKRRSKKRRRDRQKHHSPSSSDTSDSYDSENERPERSKSKKSSSSYRDYDGQHGQSSGSHSKMQRHKNIDYDKFSDYSEEKYEYDGEDDGYSNEPCHYRPGKEVLAAGLGKGCPPKEQMKRSSMKGVLKQQYPGPKGRGRGGICRGRGIPNKNKKLKGKNWGRGRGRGGDQGGDCMKEGPPSFQKKRPIMTQEFINQHTVEHNGRYICKYFLEGRCIKGDQCKFEHELVIPDKKKELCKFYLQGYCSKGEKCSYMHNEYPCKFFHTGAKCYQGDKCKFSHEPLTDLTRELLDKVLKTEEEAMAEDEQELEELRKQGIAPLPKPPPGVGLLPTPGPSSPQDMGPCGKKIPSLFEIVVQPTVDLVQKIGLRSNFSSPPGPQFPGNGPPPQFAGGADDMQGANMLPPGTSCPSVPAPGSPSAMACPPHPHIGPPMSPPGASLQHGFHPGPAMHPPAAPGQAAAFHTSPHEEGPSLEQLPFDCTQASQSSAESNGSVPVPDFLPAVQKALFMRLSQKHQEDVAAGEEVKGPKAIGRDKDEATGWYSSDDEDGNSMTAILKSLKKQNEMMKNLQQPKVHLAPVGLCDPRLQKDRAAPSDPRTKADPRQRAAEARKAEDASADPRVTRDPRKMKPLEPGGPKQDIHRHPQLHPPAPYKPLAGDEDDDSERELREKAAIIPLEPRPGAALRDPRCQLKQFSHIRVDILLSRPAFAQTVVWAPEDLIPLLVPRQEPSINLPLPPLIADARLNRSLGPPVEPASSPPPLDPRLAAARLKDGIARSAGLACRAPELKPPPEKSLDPRTHKPLDPRISRSGSQDSRFPVSKDSSGSGGGIDPRLQRVATGSAIKPEPEKLPPYAPKLSSSSGGLGSPTSLLGGISLYDPRTQSAQPSRDEGEELQKKHGILKQPVKQGSPQPSSTSALDDKLHDDLSDTGGFGGLGKPSRPPAALVSSPPSSPLSGAHAAPAVHNLPIQALAGLIRPPYSDPRQARASGQAAGAPQEDAESSEEPDDRPLKDVFKTFDPTVSPFCQ, from the exons AGAGGATGGCGAGCTGGAGGATGGAGAGATAGACGATGAAGGGGTCAGCCTTGAAGATGAGGCAAAAGAAGTGAAAGAAGCTAACGAAGAAaaagagaaggagaaggagaaagaTGACAGAGGCCACAGACACTCCAGGAAGAGATACAAGAAGGTGAAGGAGAAGAGGCGATCCAAGAAGAGAAGGCGGGACAGGCAGAAG CATCACTCCCCCTCCAGCTCAGACACTTCCGACAGCTATGACTCGGAGAACGAGCGCCCGGAGAGATCCAAGAGCAAAAAGTCCTCAAGCTCTTACCGTGACTATGATGGCCAG CACGGCCAGTCCAGTGGAAGCCACTCCAAGATGCAGAGGCATAAAAACATTGACTATGACAAGTTCAGCGACTACAGTGAGGAGAAGTACGAATACGACGGGGAGGACGACGGCTATTCCAATGAGCCGTGCCACTACCGGCCAGGCAAGGAAGTCTTGGCGGCCGGTCTGGGTAAAGGCTGCCCTCCCAAGGAGCAGATGAAGAGGAGCAGCATGAAGGGAGTGCTGAAACAGCAAT ATCCTGGACCGAAAGGGAGGGGTCGGGGCGGAATCTGCCGGGGACGGGGGATACCCAACAAGAACAAGAAGCTGAAGGGCAAGAACTGGGGGCGCGGCCGGGGCCGGGGGGGCGACCAGGGGGGAGACTGCATGAAGGAG GGGCCCCCAAGCTTTCAGAAGAAGCGTCCAATCATGACGCAGGAGTTCATCAATCAGCACACGGTCGAACACAATGGTAGATACATCTGCAAGTACTTCCTGGAAGGAAGATGCATAAAG GGCGATCAGTGCAAGTTTGAGCATGAACTCGTCATTCCGGACAAGAAGAAGGAGCTGTGCAAGTTCTACCTCCAGGGCTACTGCAGCAAGGGGGAGAAGTGCAGTTACATGCACAAT GAATATCCATGCAAGTTCTTCCACACTGGGGCAAAGTGCTACCAGGGAGATAAATGCAAGTTCTCCCACGAGCCGCTTACTGATCTAACCAGAGAACTGCTGGACAAG GTCCTGAAGACTGAGGAGGAGGCTATGGCTGAGGatgagcaggagctggaggagctgaggAAGCAAGGCATCGCCCCCCTGCCCAAGCCCCCGCCGGGGGTGGGGCTGCTGCCTACGCCTGGCCCCAGCAGCCCTCAAGATATGGGGCCCTGCGGGAAGAAGATTCCCTCCCTGTTTGAGATTGTGGTTCAGCCAACTGTGGACCTGGTTCAGAAGATCGGGCTCAG ATCCAATTTCTCCTCCCCCCCTGGCCCTCAGTTCCCTGGGAACGGACCCCCACCCCAGTTTGCAGGAGGTGCGGACGACATGCAGGGTGCTAATATGCTACCCCCGGGCACCAGCTGCCCCTCCGTCCCAGCTCCAGGCTCCCCCAGCGCCATGGCGTGCCCGCCCCACCCCCATATCGGACCGCCCATGAGCCCCCCCGGAGCATCTCTGCAGCACGGCTTCCACCCAGGACCTGCCATGCACCCTCCAGCAGCCCCTGGCCAGGCGGCCGCCTTTCACACCAGCCCTCACG AAGAAGGCCCCTCACTGGAACAGCTGCCCTTTGACTGCACCCAGGCGTCCCAGAGCAGCGCCGAGTCCAACGGCTCCGTCCCAGTTCCAGACTTCCTGCCGGCCGTGCAGAAGGCCCTGTTCATGCGTTTGAGCCAGAAGCACCAGGAGGACGTGGCTGCGGGCGAGGAGGTGAAGGGGCCCAAGGCCATCGGCAGAGACAAGG ACGAAGCTACCGGCTGGTACTCCAGCGATGATGAGGATGGCAACAGCATGACAGCTATCCTCAAATCCCTCAAGAAGCAGAATGAGATGATGAAGAACTTGCAGCAGCCTAAAGTGCATCTGGCCCCAGTGGGGCTATGTGACCCCCGGCTGCAGAAGGACAGGGCCGCGCCCAGTGACCCCCGCACCAAAGCCGACCCCCGACAGCGGGCGGCGGAAGCACGGAAGGCCGAGGATGCCTCTGCTGACCCACGAGTGACACGGGACCCCCGCAAAATGAAACCCCTGGAGCCTGGAGGTCCTAAACAGGACATACACCGCCACCCCCAGCtgcacccccctgccccctacAAGCCCCTGGCCGGAGATGAGGATGACGACAGCGAGCGGGAGCTGAGGGAGAAAGCGGCCATCATCCCACTGGAGCCCCGTCCGGGTGCGGCCCTGCGTGACCCCCGCTGTCAGCTCAAGCAGTTCAGCCACATCCGTGTAGACATCCTGCTGTCCCGGCCAGCCTTCGCTCAGACGGTGGTCTGGGCTCCCGAGGACCTGATCCCACTCCTCGTGCCCCGGCAGGAGCCCTCCATCAACCTGCCCCTGCCCCCGCTTATCGCTGACGCCCGGCTAAACCGCAGCCTCGGCCCTCCCGTGGAGCCTGCCTCCTCTCCCCCACCCCTGGACCCTCGCTTGGCTGCTGCCCGCCTAAAGGACGGAATCGCTAGGTCGGCAGGCCTCGCCTGCAGGGCCCCCGAGCTCAAGCCGCCCCCAGAGAAATCCTTGGACCCGCGGACTCATAAACCCCTGGACCCCAGGATTAGCCGATCGGGAAGTCAAGATTCTAGGTTCCCAGTGTCCAAGGATTCcagtggcagtggggggggcaTTGATCCGAGGTTACAGCGGGTCGCCACTGGATCTGCCATAAAACCAGAGCCGGAGAAGCTCCCCCCATATGCCCCCAAGCTCTCCTCCAGCAGTGGGGGGCTGGGCAGCCCTACCTCGCTGCTGGGTGGAATCAGCCTGTATGACCCCAGAACCCAGTCGGCTCAACCCTCGAGGGACGAGGGCGAAGAGCTGCAGAAGAAGCATGGCATCCTAAAGCAGCCCGTGAAGCAGGGAAGCCCCCAGCCATCCTCCACGTCTGCCCTCGACGACAAGCTCCACGATGATCTGTCAGACACGGGCGGATTTGGGGGACTGGGCAAACCGTCTCGCCCCCCAGCCGCCCTGGTGTCCTCCCCGCCCTCCTCTCCCCTCTCTGGGGCTCATGCTGCCCCTGCTGTACACAACCTTCCCATCCAAGCACTGGCGGGGCTGATACGGCCCCCTTACAGCGACCCACGGCAGGCCAGAGCATCGGGGCAGGCAGCAGGAGCACCACAGGAGGATGCCGAGAGCAGCGAGGAGCCCGACGACAGGCCCCTCAAGGATGTGTTTAAGACGTTTGACCCCACAGTATCTCCTTTCTGTCAATAA